Proteins from a single region of Deltaproteobacteria bacterium:
- a CDS encoding flagellin FliC → MALRITNNIQSINAQRNISRSQQGLTRALERLSSGYRINRAGDDAAGLAISEKLRSNIRALSQASRNGSDGVGLIQVAEGAMSEISSIVIRMKELAEQAATGTVGTTERSFLDSEFQALRSEITRISDSIKFNERQLLDGTLDVVIQIGVSNGSGDTIQITLSDTDATALGIVSSIATVTNARLALTSTTSAINTVASRRAGLGAMQNRLESVIANIDNVVENLSAAESRIRDVDIAAETAELTKYNILVQAGVSVLSQANQAPTVALALLQ, encoded by the coding sequence ATGGCTCTTCGCATCACCAACAACATCCAGTCCATCAATGCTCAGCGCAACATCTCCCGGTCGCAGCAGGGACTGACCAGGGCTCTGGAACGTCTTTCCTCGGGCTATCGCATCAACCGTGCGGGCGACGACGCCGCCGGTCTCGCGATCTCCGAAAAACTGCGTTCCAACATCCGCGCGCTCTCCCAGGCGTCGCGCAACGGCTCGGACGGCGTCGGCCTGATCCAGGTCGCCGAAGGCGCGATGTCCGAAATCAGCAGCATCGTCATTCGCATGAAGGAGCTGGCCGAGCAGGCCGCCACGGGCACGGTCGGAACCACGGAACGCAGTTTCCTCGATTCCGAGTTCCAGGCTCTGCGCTCCGAAATCACGCGCATCTCCGATTCGATCAAGTTCAACGAGCGGCAGTTGCTCGACGGCACCCTCGACGTGGTCATCCAGATCGGCGTCAGCAACGGTTCCGGCGACACGATCCAGATCACCCTCTCCGATACCGACGCCACCGCGCTCGGCATCGTCTCCTCGATCGCCACCGTCACGAACGCGCGCCTGGCGCTGACGTCGACGACGTCGGCGATCAACACCGTGGCCAGCCGCCGCGCGGGACTGGGCGCCATGCAGAACCGGCTCGAATCGGTCATCGCCAACATCGACAACGTGGTGGAGAACCTGTCGGCCGCCGAAAGCCGCATCCGCGACGTCGACATCGCGGCGGAAACCGCCGAGCTCACAAAGTACAATATTCTGGTGCAGGCCGGTGTGTCGGTTCTGTCGCAGGCGAACCAGGCGCCCACCGTCGCCCTCGCCCTGTTGCAATAA